In Paraburkholderia terrae, the DNA window AGATGTGTTTATGAACCTCTTGAGCACCGATATTTGCTCAAGACGTCAGAAACGAGAAGTGCGATTTTTGGATGCATTGATGTTCAATGGTTATCAATGCGAGTGCGGCCTGTTACGCCTAAATCGAACTAGCGACGTTGTTATATGGATGACTAATTAAATTGAGGTAGGATTGATCCGGGATGGCCATCTCAAACCGGTGGTCACTATGTCGACTTGATGTCCATTGACGGCGAAGGTGTAAGACACTTGCCGGCCGCTTCAGCCTTCGCCTGGGGCACCGCACGGCGAATAGCGTCGGCACAAACGGTTTCATGACAAACCGTTCGCTATCGCAGCATTGTGCGATCAGCCGGTTGACGATCGTCGGCCATGATCCCAGATACTTGCTGCGTTACCTTATGCACTCACCGATTCAGCGCAAGGTCGCCTCGGCAACGCCGGCCAGCGCACAGAGCGCGACGACGGCGAGCGGTGGAATCTTCCAGCGTGTCAGCAAGAAAAAACCGATGGCCGCGATGGCAAAGTCGAGTTCAGAGAGAACCGCGCTGGTCCAGACCGGCGAGTACAGCGCGGTGGCCAGCAGTCCAACGACCGCCGCATTCACCCCCGCAAGCAGTGCAGCCATCGACGGAAGATCGCGCAGCGCTTGCCAGTAAGGTAGCGCCGCAAGCACGAGCAGAAGACCCGGCAAAAAAATGCCCACTGTGGCGAGCAACGCGCCGGTCCAGTGATTCGGCGCTTCGGTCATCGTCCATCCGAGAAATGCAGCAAACGTGAATAAGGGGCCCGGGACGGCCTGTGCGGCGCCGTAGCCAGCGAGAAAATCGTTCGACGAGACCAGGCCGGCCTCAACGGTTTGCTGCTGAAGAAGCGGTAGCACAACGTGACCGCCGCCGAAGACAAGCGCGCCCGATCGATAGAACGCATTGAAGACCTCGAGTGCCTGGCCCGCATGGAGTCGGACCAGCGCGGGAAGCCCGAACAGCAAGGCACAGAAAAGGATCAACGCGACGGCACCCACCGTGCGGGATACACGGATTTCGAGCGTGTGTCGTGGTCCTCGACTGGCGTCTGACGATGTCGTCGTCTGGCAAAACGCGAGTCCGAGCACAGCACCGAGGGCAATAACGATGAGTTGCGCATAGACGGTCGTCAGAATGCTGAGCACCCCGATGGCGATGAGCGCGATGGCAGCACGACGTTGATCCGGACACAGGCGCCGCGCCATATCCCAAACTGCTTGAGCGACGACAGCGACAGCGACGAGCTTCAGGCCATGGATCAAGCCGCCACCGACCAGGCCGCCAAGACTTGGGGCGATGGCAGCAAAGCTGAGCAACAACAGGACTGAAGGCAGCGTGAATCCGCACCACGCCGCGAATCCCCCAAGCCACCCCGCTCGCAAGAGACCGATCGAGTACCCCACCTGGCTGCTGGCCGGTCCCGGAAGGAACTGACAGAGCCCGACCAGATCCGTGAAGGTTTCGTCATCAAGCCAGTGGCGCCTCTCAACGAATTCCCGGCGAAAGTATCCCAGATGGGCAATGGGACCGCCGAAGCACGTCAGCCCCAATTTGAGAAAAACCGCGAGAACCTCCGGTGCGGAACCCTCCCGAGTCCAGTACGCAGAGGTGACACCAGTTTCCATGATTGCCGGTTTTCCAGATTGAGAAGATCAGCACGCCCGCATGAAAATCTCGGTCATCTATCGTTGTTCGGGGGCGACAGCATCGGGATTATGACTCGATCTGGTCTCACGGTGCAGCGGCGTGAACGGTCCATGTCGGGCGTTCGCGGATATCTCGTGACTGTCTCAAAACGGGACCGACTTGAGACGCCGGCGCTCCGCGGAGCCGCAAGCGCGCGCGTTGATGCCCGATGAACGCGGCGTGCTGAACTTCCCGACTGCAAAACGGGGCACCGGGAGGACTGTTGTTTGAGAGGCCGTGCGTGGTGATGACACTTTGCACCAGCGAGAACGCGGCGATAAGCGGAAGTGGACGAGGGGGGAATTGCGAGGACGAGAAAAGCGGGGGCAAGCAACGCAACCGCGGAGGACGTGCCCCATAATCGGGCAGTGCCTGCGCCGACCAGTGATAGCGCCTCGGCGCTGGTCGTCGCGTAATTTATGCGCCTTGATTGTGCGTGCGGTGATGCGTCACGAGCAGGACTTGTCCGTCCTGCCCGTATCGGGGCACCTGGAATGCCGTCACGCTTACGGACTCCTGACACGCCGAACGTGAGAAACGTGACCCGCGCGGGGCGGGTTACGCGCCAGGATAATGCCCGTGCCGGTTACACAGGCTTGATATTTGCAGCCTGCTTGCCCTTCGGTCCCATCTTCACTTCGAAGCTTACTTTCTGGTTTTCCTGCAATGACTTGAAGCCTTCAGTCTTGATTTCGGAGAAGTGGGCGAACAGGTCTTCGCCACCTTCGTCCGGCGTGATGAAACCAAAGCCCTTCGCGTCGTTAAACCATTTCACTGTACCAGTTGCCATTTTTTGAACCTGTAGATGTTGAAAATCGCATTTGCGAACGCGGTACGGCACGGAGCGACCGCCCGCGGTGGAGACTTTTTACCATGTCGGGACGAAACCTGCCAACCAGGAGGTGCACGGACAGCACACGGCACGCTTTGCGGTGGCCCGAACCGGTCCAGGCGCTGGTCGTTCTGGCCAACGGCGGCTGCATCACGGGGTGATTTTTCGCGCACCGGGCCCGGCCGCCCTATCACATCTTGATGACAACCTTACCCTTTGCACGTCCAGTCTCAACGTAAGCCAAAGCCTCTCGTGTTGACTCGAACGGGAAAACCGATTGATCGATACGATAACCGTTGGGGAAGCCCTCAATGTCGATGATGCATCAGATCGACGTAATGGGTATCAAGCCACCGGCTTGATCGTCCCTCGCTTGTGTTCCTGTGATGGCGGGTGGCAAGCCACAACACCACGCCGACTATCAACATCACAGCCGGACCCATCAGGTACGCCATAAACGTTTCACTCACGACATCCTCCTTCAGGTCGTCGCCGCACTTACATTCTAGGCGACGGTCGACGCCAACGCGCACCCGCCCGTTGCCACTCGCCTTGAATCGCGCCATTGCAATGTCCAGCCTGACGCCAGCTGCGGATGGCAGATTGATGCAAGTGTTCGCCGCTCAAGCACGGGTTGGGAAAGGAGATTCCGGTGAGTGCGTCAGCTTCATCAAGGATCGGATGGAAAGGTTACCGGCTGGAGGCCCACCGACAAAGCGAGGGGGCGTGCGCGCGCCAGTTCTCGACCGCGCCGACGTACGTGGGTGGAAAGGGAGTGAGGGCGACGTTACCCGGGCGCCGCAAAAGAGCCAGAGGACCGACCGTTACTCCCGAAGGTTCCGGACGAAGCGTTCGAGCATCTCTTGCACGGCCGACGCATCGCTCGCCTCTGTCCCCGAGAGCATCCGGGCCTCCAGAACCCGCACCGCACTCATGCACCGATGTAGCACCTCGCGTCCTTCATCGGTGAGGCGAAGTACAACGATACGCCCATGATTCGGATCCGGTTCGCGCGTGATCCAGTTGCGCGACGCCATCACGCTCATGACTTCGTTGGCCGATTGCGGCGTGATGAACGATCGCTCGGCGAGTTGCGCGTTTGACGCCTCGCCCCGCGCTTCCAGCACCGAAAGTGCGGTGAATTGTGCAAGAGTCAGACCCAACGGGGCGAGTGCTTCCGTCATCTTGCGGCGCAAAATGCGATCCAGGCTGCCGACCAGATAGGTGAGACGGGGACGCGCCGCCGCCTTGCGCGCTGTCGGCGCCGGGCGCTGGCGACCGGCGCTTGCGGATGCTGCTATCGTTGCTTTCGTCGTTTTTGCAGGAGATTTGCCCGTCATCAGATCGCCGGATGCTGTCATCGAAGACGCCATGTTACCGCGCGATTCGCCCGGTACATCGTCCTGTTGGCTTTCACGCCTTGCAACGCGCGGCATAGATCACGGTTGGATCGTCGCGCCGCGCATCGTGCATTGCCTCGACGAGTTCCGCACGATGCGTCAACACCGCGCGCTGGTTGATCGAGCCCTTGTCGGTGATCTCGCCGAGATCGAGCGACGGAGCCACGTCGAGCATCTGCAGCCGTGCGATCGCCGTCGCGCTACCGGTCGATTCGCGGTTGAGCCGGTCGAGCAGATCGCTGAAGAACGCGCGCACGGCCGGGGCGCCGACAATCTCGCCAGCACCCGCCGATGCAGGCAACTGCGCGAGCCGCCGGCAATCGTCGAGCCTCGGAAACACGAGCAGCCCGACATCGTCGCGGTTCAGGCCCGTGACGACCACGTCCTGCACATACGGTGTACCCGCCGAAATGACGCGCGCCCTCATGGGCCCGACGCTCACGAAAGTGCCAGAACTCAGCTTGAAGTCTTCGGCGATGCGTCCGTCGAACGCCAGCCCGAGTTCCGGGCGCTGCGGATCGACGAACTTCAGCGCGTCGCCGCTGCAGTAATAGCCTTCTTCATCGAACGATCCGGCGGCGGAGGCGTCGTTCATTCGCCAGTATCCGGACATCACATGCGGGCCGCGAAAGCGCGCCTCCAGCTTCCCGGAGACGGGCACGAGCTTCACTTCGCAGCCGGGCGCGGGCATGCCGACGTAACCCGCGCCCATGACGGGGCCCGTCGTGAACAGACACGAAGGCGACGTCTCCGTCATGCCCAGACCGGCCATGATGCGAATGCGCTCCCCGCAAAAACGTTCAGTGACGCTCTGAAGCCGATCCCACGCGGCCTGTGACAGTCCCGCGCCCGCGAAGAAATACACCTTCACGCGCGAAAAGAATGTCTCGCGCAGCTGCGCGTCGGTTTCGAGCGCGCTCGTCAGTTCTTCCCATCCCTTGGGCACGTTGAAGTAGATCGTCGGCGCGATCTCGCGCAAATTCCGCAGCGTTTCGTCGAAC includes these proteins:
- the chrA gene encoding chromate efflux transporter, with translation METGVTSAYWTREGSAPEVLAVFLKLGLTCFGGPIAHLGYFRREFVERRHWLDDETFTDLVGLCQFLPGPASSQVGYSIGLLRAGWLGGFAAWCGFTLPSVLLLLSFAAIAPSLGGLVGGGLIHGLKLVAVAVVAQAVWDMARRLCPDQRRAAIALIAIGVLSILTTVYAQLIVIALGAVLGLAFCQTTTSSDASRGPRHTLEIRVSRTVGAVALILFCALLFGLPALVRLHAGQALEVFNAFYRSGALVFGGGHVVLPLLQQQTVEAGLVSSNDFLAGYGAAQAVPGPLFTFAAFLGWTMTEAPNHWTGALLATVGIFLPGLLLVLAALPYWQALRDLPSMAALLAGVNAAVVGLLATALYSPVWTSAVLSELDFAIAAIGFFLLTRWKIPPLAVVALCALAGVAEATLR
- a CDS encoding cold-shock protein, whose translation is MATGTVKWFNDAKGFGFITPDEGGEDLFAHFSEIKTEGFKSLQENQKVSFEVKMGPKGKQAANIKPV
- a CDS encoding MarR family winged helix-turn-helix transcriptional regulator, coding for MTGKSPAKTTKATIAASASAGRQRPAPTARKAAARPRLTYLVGSLDRILRRKMTEALAPLGLTLAQFTALSVLEARGEASNAQLAERSFITPQSANEVMSVMASRNWITREPDPNHGRIVVLRLTDEGREVLHRCMSAVRVLEARMLSGTEASDASAVQEMLERFVRNLRE
- a CDS encoding feruloyl-CoA synthase gives rise to the protein MNSQPTQSAVDRETSVPYRAVRIGTAPVRVRREGDIWYMESGATPGAYPKRLTDRLASGAQAHPDRWLVARRGADGEWQGIGYAQMLARARAIGQALLDRNLSAERPVVILSGNDLEHMMVALGALWAGVPYAPISPAYSLVSSDYGKLRHTLDLLTPGLVFAADGDTFAAAIDATVSGNIEVVTATGTCGPRNATPLSALLDTLPTTVDAAHDAIVPDAIAKFLFTSGSTMLPKAVPTTHRMLCSNQQMLLDTFPEFADEPPVLVDWLPWNHTFGGSHNVGIALYNGGTLYIDDGKPVAKKFDETLRNLREIAPTIYFNVPKGWEELTSALETDAQLRETFFSRVKVYFFAGAGLSQAAWDRLQSVTERFCGERIRIMAGLGMTETSPSCLFTTGPVMGAGYVGMPAPGCEVKLVPVSGKLEARFRGPHVMSGYWRMNDASAAGSFDEEGYYCSGDALKFVDPQRPELGLAFDGRIAEDFKLSSGTFVSVGPMRARVISAGTPYVQDVVVTGLNRDDVGLLVFPRLDDCRRLAQLPASAGAGEIVGAPAVRAFFSDLLDRLNRESTGSATAIARLQMLDVAPSLDLGEITDKGSINQRAVLTHRAELVEAMHDARRDDPTVIYAARCKA